ATGGAATAGGGTCGGCACCTGTTCTGCCGAGCTAGACCGACTGAATGATCACCGAGTTGGCCACGCCGGCTTCCTCGACGGTCTTGGTCGCGTCCTCAAGCGGCTTTGGGGGGAACCCGGCCTGCAGCGTGTAATCGCTGGCTTCTGGTCTTGTCGCGTCGATAAATGCCCGCACGTCGCTAATCGTGTGGCTAGTGTTGAAACGGGCAACCAAGCGACTGCCGTCTGCGAACCTGATTTGGAGGGAGGTTGATGGCAAAGAATCGTCCACTGTGATTGCCCGAGGAGCAGTGACACTACTGGAAGCAGCAGCACTGGAAGTATTATTATCAGAAGGTTCCATGAGGGTTCTTCGTTCCCCTTCAAAAGGAGCAGCACGCTTGACTGGCTCCTGTTACCAAGGCAGTGATAGATACCGTTAAGGTTAGATGCTTGAACAATTGAAGCAAGTGCACATTTCGAGCTAATCATACTTACAGTAAATTCTTCTTCCTTCCGGACAAGATTCACATTCACCTTAGATTTCACATCAGCCGGCTCAAGCTCAGTTGGGCAGACAGAATCCTTGATGCTCTAGTAAAAAGAATATGAGGGAATAAAGAAACTAACATGCAGTGCCACAAACTAAACAAGAGCTAAGAAAAACAACAGACCGAAGGAGATAGATAACAAGTATACAAGAAGACACGATAAAAGACAGTAAACGACAATGTaccaaaaaaaatattattgatGTTGAAACCTACATTATCCACCTTTCATCTACACCTTACCTTCTGTCTACAACTTAAGGCTTTTATGTCTAGTACAGAGCCACAAGGCCCCGAGTTTACAACACGATTTAAGCAATTTTAAGTAAAAAAAATATCATGGCCTTCTTCCGCTCCACTTTGAATACCTGGTGGAACCTTCATATATGAGGTAAGTGCTTAAGTATATATAACTCAATAAGAATAAGCATTTGCTTAATCCCTTGgcctatgcctgaattggctggtTCATAAAACTTGACAAATATAGGTCAAAGTGTTACTTCCATTTTTAAATTAGGTTGAGTTATCATTTCCTGACCAGATACCAATTCAGGCGTGAATAAGACTTCGCTGAGAAACAGATTTCTCAAACAGAAACaatctgcccccccccccccccccccccctgtggGGCTATTAAAAGTTTCCCTCTCACCTACCAAATAGCTCCTGCCCCATTCATATAATTATTATTAGGGGACCAGTCTAAAAACAAAACAGTTGCAAACCATTATGATGAAAACCAGCAGAGAAGTAATAATACTTGTTCCAAGTGAAAAGAAAATACGGTTCCATATGATCCCTTGATTCTTCTAACTCATTAATTACTCAGAAATCTATTGTTCAATATAAAGTCTGAGACACATCGTACTGTACTGGGCTATGTGCCAACAGGACAAAAACATTAACTAGAAGTACCATTCTGGATTGAAAATAAGGGTGAACAAGCTATATATATGTTTGAAGAAAAGGTGGTGGTGCCTCACATAAAATTAGGCATAGTAAAGCAGAAATGTGATAGGCGCGGTACCATAGAACAGAGTTCTTTACCTTTAAAAAGGATGCATTTGCTGGATCATCGAAACTTCTAAGTGGGCCATCGTTTACTGTGAAGCCATTCCTCCAGAAGTAGATGTTATGGACAATTTCTTCTGGTGGCTGTGGTGCATCACACTCTATAGTTTCACCTGTCAGAAGTCTGCCAGTCCCAGTAAAGTTCATCGAACTAGATCGCCGGCGAGCCTCATACGGACCTTGCTTAGCCCCCTTCCTTTTAGCTTGCTTGAATACCTCATCCGTGTTGTTTTTACGTTTTGATCGATCTCTAACAACCATTCCACTGAAGACAAAAGAAAAAGATTAAGCATAAAATATAGATGACTACCGGTATATCAAGGGTGCACAGCATATGATTAAATTACTGACCATTGCTATATAATTTGTGTAAGAATCAAAAGAATGGATCCCATGCCAATATACATTaaagtaaaaagaaaaaaaaagggcgtacccagtgcagagagctcccgctctgtgcggggtctggggaagggtgtcagtggcaagccttaccctcgcctatgcaatgcgaggagaccgcgacttgaacccgggaccttccggtcacaggcggtaagactctaccgtttgcaccaggcccgcccttcattaaAGTAAAAAAAACTGTGACTAAAAAGTCAGTACATGATAAAACAAACACCACCAGACAATGCTTGCACTCTTTCATCTACAAGATTCTACATTACAGCTTCCAAATTTGTACAGTGTACAAATCAATGAGGCAAGTCAGAACTGGAATCCTGGTTAGTTTAACGATGCAAGAAGTGGCAAGCAAAGACGAGATCCTGCCAACTTCAATGGTGTTGTAATGCTGTTGATAAGAATAGAACTTATCTTTCTCAGAAAAGACATGATATGATATGGAAACAGttgaacaaaagaaaaaaaaaatgtaacAGTGTCAGGGGTGGGGGTTGACAAGTTGTTACTATCTTACAACAGAACTAGGACTATTCCAACTTCCTCCTGTTTAGCTGAGGCAAGCACCCAACATGCAATTTTTAATAAATTAATTGCAGAATGCT
The nucleotide sequence above comes from Miscanthus floridulus cultivar M001 chromosome 18, ASM1932011v1, whole genome shotgun sequence. Encoded proteins:
- the LOC136520497 gene encoding plant UBX domain-containing protein 4-like isoform X1; this encodes MPAGDAGRAPTAAAAQSLVESFCGVTSATPQEAAFYLESHNWALESAVRSYYDSVDGEPDAGAADPVPPPPAAPAGGGEDTEDEDYVVGGGGDEDEDDEDYVDGDDGDDEDAALAAEAVAEEERRRPVKRQKRSHDTRGGSGSRARAGGASARGNVRTLSDLGGGKGTAGSDENSEDDDEWAPPPEYFTGGETSGMVVRDRSKRKNNTDEVFKQAKRKGAKQGPYEARRRSSSMNFTGTGRLLTGETIECDAPQPPEEIVHNIYFWRNGFTVNDGPLRSFDDPANASFLKSIKDSVCPTELEPADVKSKVNVNLVRKEEEFTEPVKRAAPFEGERRTLMEPSDNNTSSAAASSSVTAPRAITVDDSLPSTSLQIRFADGSRLVARFNTSHTISDVRAFIDATRPEASDYTLQAGFPPKPLEDATKTVEEAGVANSVIIQSV
- the LOC136520497 gene encoding plant UBX domain-containing protein 4-like isoform X2, with amino-acid sequence MPAGDAGRAPTAAAAQSLVESFCGVTSATPQEAAFYLESHNWALESAVRSYYDSVDGEPDAGAADPVPPPPAAPAGGGEDTEDEDYVVGGGGDEDEDDEDYVDGDDGDDEDAALAAEAVAEEERRRPVKRQKRSHDTRGGSGSRARAGGASARGNVRTLSDLGGGKGTAGSDENSEDDDEWAPPPEYFTGGETSGMVVRDRSKRKNNTDEVFKQAKRKGAKQGPYEARRRSSSMNFTGTGRLLTGETIECDAPQPPEEIVHNIYFWRNGFTVNDGPLRSFDDPANASFLKSIKDSVCPTELEPADVKSKVNVNLVRKEEEFTPVKRAAPFEGERRTLMEPSDNNTSSAAASSSVTAPRAITVDDSLPSTSLQIRFADGSRLVARFNTSHTISDVRAFIDATRPEASDYTLQAGFPPKPLEDATKTVEEAGVANSVIIQSV